From one Luteolibacter sp. SL250 genomic stretch:
- the infA gene encoding translation initiation factor IF-1 encodes MPQRPQSRRPSRGRGRSYGPPKRSTKDEEEKAVEVEGEISSVLAGTMFRVKLESGHEVLAHISGKMRKRFIRLVVGDKVKMEMSPYDLSKARIVFRLS; translated from the coding sequence ATGCCCCAGCGTCCACAGTCACGTCGTCCATCCCGCGGTCGCGGCCGTAGTTACGGTCCTCCGAAAAGATCCACCAAGGATGAGGAGGAAAAGGCAGTGGAGGTCGAGGGTGAGATTTCGTCGGTTCTCGCCGGCACCATGTTCCGGGTGAAGCTGGAGAGCGGTCATGAAGTCCTGGCCCACATCTCCGGGAAGATGCGCAAGCGTTTCATCCGCCTCGTCGTCGGTGACAAGGTGAAGATGGAGATGTCCCCCTATGACCTGTCGAAGGCGCGCATCGTCTTCCGCCTGAGCTGA
- a CDS encoding tetratricopeptide repeat protein — protein sequence MPEITEKDLSATLKPLWLKALTAVQTSNLTYGISLLQAILKDAPGFIEGRKLLRKIEVQHTGGVKKKAAGLFGLQTGGGSKAAGQAKKDPLAALPVIEKELEEDPYNEASNDLLFETCLKLEMYETAAFALETIRKGHPENAKLLHKLADHYLSRDQPLQASEVYTDIVKHHPTDSAAIKGAKDASAKASMQKQKWDENADMRSLMKNAGQTEELEKASRTGLTKEQLEERRDRIVERYNEDSNNLATVKDLAFVYEQLEDWHNAHTFYGWAHTLSNGDVALATKATTMKDKAAEADLKALEEAAAADPSNPELQASLEARKAERISEQVDEAKRRVEQNPTDPTLRFELGQALFNAGDYSGAIPQLQQAKRNPHIQSKVLLLLGRTFKAKGMFDMAAKQLADALADMVAMDNIKKEVLYEKGMIHDEMGDKENALDSFKQIYEVDYGYRDVAHRVESSY from the coding sequence ATGCCTGAGATCACCGAAAAGGACCTTTCAGCCACTCTCAAACCCTTGTGGCTCAAAGCCCTTACCGCCGTCCAGACCTCCAATCTGACCTATGGGATCAGCCTTCTCCAAGCCATTCTCAAGGACGCCCCCGGTTTCATCGAAGGGCGGAAACTCCTGCGCAAGATCGAGGTCCAGCACACCGGCGGCGTCAAAAAGAAGGCCGCGGGCCTGTTCGGCCTGCAGACCGGCGGTGGCTCGAAAGCCGCCGGCCAGGCGAAGAAGGACCCTCTCGCCGCACTGCCCGTCATCGAAAAGGAACTCGAGGAAGACCCCTACAACGAGGCCTCCAACGACCTCCTCTTCGAAACCTGCCTGAAGCTGGAAATGTATGAGACGGCGGCATTCGCCCTCGAGACCATCCGCAAGGGCCACCCGGAGAACGCCAAGCTGCTCCACAAGCTCGCGGACCACTACCTTTCCCGCGACCAGCCGCTCCAGGCATCCGAAGTCTACACCGACATCGTGAAGCACCACCCGACCGACTCCGCCGCCATCAAGGGCGCGAAGGATGCGTCCGCGAAGGCTTCCATGCAGAAGCAGAAGTGGGATGAGAACGCGGACATGCGCTCCCTCATGAAGAACGCCGGCCAGACCGAGGAGCTCGAAAAGGCATCCCGGACCGGTCTGACCAAGGAGCAGCTCGAGGAACGCCGCGACCGCATCGTCGAGCGTTACAACGAGGACTCCAACAACCTCGCCACCGTCAAGGACCTCGCCTTCGTCTATGAGCAGCTCGAGGACTGGCACAACGCCCACACCTTCTACGGCTGGGCCCACACCCTCAGCAACGGTGACGTCGCCCTAGCGACGAAGGCCACCACCATGAAGGACAAGGCCGCCGAGGCCGACCTCAAGGCCCTCGAGGAAGCCGCCGCCGCGGATCCTTCCAACCCGGAACTCCAGGCATCCCTGGAAGCCCGCAAGGCGGAGCGCATCAGCGAGCAGGTCGATGAAGCGAAACGTCGTGTCGAACAGAACCCGACCGACCCGACCCTGCGCTTCGAACTCGGCCAGGCCCTCTTCAACGCAGGGGACTACAGCGGCGCCATCCCGCAGCTCCAGCAGGCGAAGCGGAACCCGCACATCCAGTCGAAGGTGCTCCTCCTGCTCGGACGCACCTTCAAGGCGAAGGGCATGTTCGACATGGCGGCCAAGCAACTCGCCGACGCCCTCGCCGACATGGTGGCCATGGACAACATCAAGAAGGAAGTCCTCTACGAAAAGGGCATGATCCACGACGAGATGGGCGACAAGGAGAACGCGCTCGATTCCTTCAAGCAGATCTACGAAGTGGACTACGGCTACCGCGACGTCGCCCACCGCGTGGAGTCGTCCTACTGA
- the pdxA gene encoding 4-hydroxythreonine-4-phosphate dehydrogenase PdxA: protein MPRILITAGDPAGIGPEVIGKALSSGKLPAGFDFEILGDTTAGTPGKPDRRSAEAALAGLQEAAARLKDGTGDAVVTAPVSKEALQSVGFTFPGQTEFFADAFGVEDFGMLLTGERLTVGLATIHEPLKSIPTLLTPEKIIRISRLTAAFLSRRGITRPRIALAGLNPHAGENGAFGDEERTIISPALGILRADGDAEYTGPAVPDAIFREATLGSQDAVIAMYHDQGLIPLKLLDFDTAVNVTLGLPKPRTSPDHGTAYGIAGKNIADPSSMIAAIRLACELAR from the coding sequence ATGCCACGCATCCTCATCACCGCCGGAGATCCGGCCGGCATCGGCCCGGAAGTGATCGGCAAGGCGCTCTCCTCCGGAAAACTCCCGGCGGGGTTCGACTTCGAGATCCTCGGTGACACCACGGCGGGCACCCCGGGAAAGCCGGACCGCCGCTCCGCGGAAGCCGCCCTGGCCGGCCTGCAGGAAGCCGCCGCCCGGCTGAAGGACGGCACCGGGGACGCGGTGGTGACCGCCCCTGTTTCAAAGGAGGCGCTCCAGTCCGTGGGCTTCACCTTTCCCGGCCAGACGGAGTTCTTCGCGGATGCCTTCGGCGTGGAGGACTTCGGCATGCTGCTCACCGGAGAGCGCCTGACCGTGGGCCTGGCCACCATCCATGAGCCGCTGAAGTCCATCCCCACCCTCCTCACCCCGGAGAAAATCATCCGCATCTCACGGCTGACCGCCGCCTTTCTCAGCCGCCGCGGCATCACCCGCCCACGCATCGCCCTGGCCGGACTCAATCCCCACGCCGGAGAGAACGGTGCCTTCGGCGACGAGGAACGGACCATCATTTCCCCCGCGCTCGGCATCCTCCGCGCGGATGGTGACGCGGAATACACCGGCCCCGCCGTCCCGGACGCCATCTTCCGCGAAGCGACGCTGGGCTCCCAGGATGCGGTCATCGCCATGTACCATGACCAGGGGCTCATCCCGCTGAAGCTCCTCGATTTCGACACCGCCGTGAATGTGACGCTCGGCCTGCCGAAGCCGCGGACCAGCCCGGACCATGGCACCGCCTATGGCATCGCCGGAAAAAACATCGCGGATCCGTCCTCGATGATCGCCGCCATCCGCCTGGCGTGCGAACTGGCACGGTGA
- a CDS encoding MFS transporter encodes MGKEQLEQRIPGGGSFAVLWFAFFFHGMTSGFWIPSLTNIFRELGISQWVALAFMVPPLCALVSPLIGGALADQRMAANRLFAWSGMVGAVFLFSAFRSLDLGWSPWWFIFLLGAYSLCSGPMWSLLAVISLSHLKHGERDYPLVRMAATIGWMAGGGIGSYILHADMSVEAGYAATVARIATAIVGCLLPFTPPLGKGVSWKSLLGFDAFGLLKQRDHLVFFVVTTLFSIPLAAFYMYGAEMFRWLGDPRPTATMTMGQVTELVAMLFVGVLMTRFRIKTILLWAMGLSVLRYGMSAWSGHTGAWAWHLAGVGLHGVCYTLYFITAQVFLDRRVDPGMRGQAQGLLAFVSGGLGPCVGAWVCGGLRRMLVDGSGDGWMDFWGILTAMIAVCFAGFAVFYRGVAQKPSAG; translated from the coding sequence GTGGGGAAGGAGCAACTCGAACAGCGGATACCGGGCGGAGGGTCCTTCGCCGTGCTGTGGTTCGCTTTCTTTTTCCATGGGATGACGTCGGGGTTCTGGATCCCGTCGCTCACGAACATCTTCCGCGAACTGGGAATCTCCCAGTGGGTGGCGCTGGCGTTCATGGTGCCGCCGTTGTGCGCGCTGGTTTCCCCATTGATCGGCGGGGCGCTGGCGGACCAGAGGATGGCGGCGAACCGCCTGTTCGCGTGGAGCGGGATGGTCGGTGCGGTGTTCCTTTTCTCCGCGTTCCGGAGCCTGGACCTGGGCTGGAGTCCGTGGTGGTTCATCTTCCTGCTGGGGGCCTATTCGCTGTGTTCCGGGCCGATGTGGAGCCTGCTGGCGGTGATTTCCCTGAGCCACCTGAAACATGGGGAAAGGGATTACCCGTTGGTGCGGATGGCGGCGACCATCGGCTGGATGGCAGGGGGCGGGATCGGCAGCTACATCCTGCATGCGGACATGAGCGTGGAGGCCGGTTATGCGGCCACCGTGGCACGGATCGCCACCGCCATCGTCGGCTGCCTGCTGCCATTCACGCCACCGTTGGGGAAAGGCGTTTCGTGGAAGAGCCTGCTGGGGTTCGACGCGTTCGGCCTCCTGAAGCAGCGCGACCATCTGGTGTTCTTCGTGGTCACGACATTGTTCTCCATCCCGCTGGCGGCATTCTACATGTATGGCGCGGAGATGTTCCGCTGGCTGGGGGACCCGCGGCCCACCGCCACGATGACGATGGGGCAGGTGACGGAGTTGGTGGCCATGTTGTTCGTCGGCGTGCTGATGACCCGCTTCCGGATCAAGACCATCCTGCTGTGGGCGATGGGGCTTTCGGTGCTGAGGTACGGGATGAGCGCGTGGTCCGGCCACACGGGCGCATGGGCATGGCACCTGGCGGGGGTGGGTCTCCACGGGGTCTGCTATACCCTCTACTTCATCACCGCTCAGGTGTTCCTGGACCGCAGGGTGGATCCGGGCATGCGGGGGCAGGCGCAGGGGCTGCTCGCCTTTGTTTCCGGAGGCCTCGGGCCTTGTGTGGGTGCCTGGGTCTGCGGTGGCCTGCGGCGGATGCTGGTGGATGGTTCCGGGGACGGCTGGATGGATTTCTGGGGTATCCTGACGGCGATGATCGCGGTGTGCTTCGCCGGCTTCGCGGTCTTCTACCGCGGGGTGGCCCAGAAGCCGTCCGCAGGTTGA
- the lexA gene encoding transcriptional repressor LexA produces the protein MTNQLTSRQQEILEYLRNAQRRTGVMPSTREIQHYFQFASQTAAMSHLRALERKGVIQRLPGKARAVIFPEELDRAEIIDIPIYGSIAAGMSQDAEPEREGCVSIDVTSIGIPRHARTFALKVRGDSMIDAHICHGDTVILEFREPRKGDIVAALIDGETTLKRYVIDKGRPFLHAENPDYPDLIPARELIIQGVMVALLRHAA, from the coding sequence ATGACGAACCAACTCACCTCCCGCCAGCAAGAGATCCTGGAATATCTCCGCAATGCCCAACGGCGGACCGGCGTGATGCCGTCCACCAGGGAGATCCAGCATTACTTCCAGTTTGCCAGCCAGACCGCGGCCATGAGCCATCTCCGCGCGCTGGAGCGCAAGGGCGTGATCCAGCGCCTGCCCGGAAAGGCCCGTGCCGTCATCTTTCCGGAGGAACTGGACCGCGCGGAGATCATCGACATTCCCATCTACGGCAGCATCGCCGCCGGCATGTCCCAGGATGCGGAACCGGAGCGTGAAGGCTGCGTTTCCATCGACGTCACCTCCATCGGCATCCCGCGGCACGCCCGGACCTTCGCCCTCAAGGTCCGCGGGGACTCCATGATCGACGCCCACATCTGCCACGGTGACACCGTCATCCTCGAGTTCCGCGAACCGCGGAAAGGCGACATCGTCGCGGCCCTCATCGACGGTGAGACCACGTTGAAACGCTACGTCATCGACAAAGGCCGCCCCTTCCTGCACGCGGAGAATCCGGACTACCCGGACCTCATCCCCGCCCGTGAACTGATCATCCAGGGGGTGATGGTCGCGCTGCTCCGGCACGCAGCCTGA
- a CDS encoding rhodanese-like domain-containing protein, protein MNAAVQMMVVVGVAAAAAGGTYLVKGPPGKALVCDPATLKPGEICLEQVQEPVVWIDARPRKDWQANGLPGSILWNLDGAEDATAFEAEAMQKLFENPRAVVYCSNEDCGVSQQVAEKIRKLDPDFDVKALRGGWQALKDAGRIKDSSGTP, encoded by the coding sequence ATGAACGCCGCCGTCCAGATGATGGTCGTGGTGGGGGTGGCCGCCGCCGCCGCCGGAGGCACCTACCTGGTGAAAGGCCCGCCGGGCAAGGCGTTGGTGTGCGATCCCGCGACACTGAAGCCGGGGGAAATCTGTCTGGAGCAGGTGCAGGAGCCGGTTGTCTGGATCGACGCCCGGCCGAGGAAGGACTGGCAGGCCAATGGTCTGCCCGGCTCCATCCTGTGGAATCTGGATGGCGCGGAAGACGCCACCGCCTTCGAAGCGGAGGCGATGCAGAAACTTTTCGAGAACCCGAGGGCGGTCGTCTATTGCTCGAACGAGGACTGCGGCGTGAGCCAGCAGGTGGCGGAGAAGATCCGCAAGCTGGATCCGGACTTCGATGTGAAGGCGCTGCGCGGCGGTTGGCAGGCGCTGAAGGACGCCGGACGGATCAAGGATTCCAGCGGAACTCCTTGA
- a CDS encoding DUF1573 domain-containing protein, giving the protein MRNTMVVWLGVAGMAFAGKLTFPEPVKELKPGPGETKVKVDFPFTNNTDKTVVVKETLGDCSCTSIEISGGKTAYEPGESGVIRLNFDIGAAVGKVEKGASIWVDSDSKEAPSQRLTMKVDIPILVEMEPKTLKWQVGQEMESKTIKFQMHGDKPIHIKSVTPSTETFNQELKTIEDGRSYELVVTPKNINSKALSVFRVETDCEVPNHRTQQVFAVVSAPVAR; this is encoded by the coding sequence ATGAGAAATACGATGGTGGTCTGGCTGGGCGTTGCGGGGATGGCTTTCGCCGGAAAGCTCACGTTCCCGGAGCCGGTCAAGGAGTTGAAGCCCGGGCCTGGGGAAACCAAGGTGAAGGTGGATTTCCCGTTCACGAACAACACGGACAAGACCGTGGTGGTGAAGGAAACCCTCGGTGACTGCTCCTGCACCTCGATTGAGATTTCAGGCGGAAAGACGGCTTATGAGCCGGGTGAATCCGGAGTGATCCGGTTGAACTTCGACATCGGCGCCGCGGTCGGCAAGGTCGAGAAGGGCGCCTCCATCTGGGTGGACTCCGACTCGAAGGAAGCACCGTCCCAGCGGCTCACGATGAAGGTGGACATCCCGATCCTCGTAGAGATGGAGCCGAAGACGTTGAAGTGGCAGGTCGGCCAGGAGATGGAATCGAAGACGATCAAGTTCCAGATGCACGGCGACAAGCCGATCCACATCAAATCCGTCACGCCTTCCACGGAGACTTTCAACCAGGAGCTGAAGACCATCGAGGATGGACGGAGCTACGAGCTGGTGGTGACGCCGAAAAACATCAACAGCAAGGCGCTGTCCGTCTTCCGGGTGGAGACGGACTGTGAGGTTCCCAACCACCGGACGCAGCAGGTCTTCGCCGTGGTGAGCGCTCCGGTCGCGAGATGA
- a CDS encoding sigma-70 family RNA polymerase sigma factor: protein MNNPAGDPSKNAKELSGPVDSDLNDPDEDFRLVARAQGGDLKSYDALITRHRGKIFAMIRNMIHQEADAWDLSQEVFIKAWQALPRFEAKARFSTWLYRIAHNVVYDFTRKRKIESAGELNDEIFNRDRIDPAAVATPGVTEAPDESMAHGELRAKIEAALGKISAEHREVVILKDVQGLSYKEIADAMDCTLGTVMSRLFYARQKLQALLKDEYNSR from the coding sequence ATGAATAATCCGGCAGGGGATCCGTCAAAGAATGCGAAGGAGCTGTCCGGCCCCGTCGATTCCGACCTGAACGACCCGGACGAGGACTTCCGGCTGGTCGCCAGAGCCCAGGGCGGCGACCTCAAGTCGTATGACGCCCTGATCACCCGCCACCGGGGGAAAATCTTCGCCATGATCCGCAACATGATCCACCAGGAAGCCGATGCGTGGGACCTCTCCCAGGAGGTCTTCATCAAGGCATGGCAGGCGCTGCCCCGCTTCGAGGCGAAGGCGCGCTTCTCCACCTGGCTCTACCGGATCGCCCACAACGTGGTCTATGACTTCACGCGGAAGCGGAAGATCGAGAGCGCCGGCGAGCTGAACGATGAGATTTTCAACCGCGACCGGATCGACCCGGCGGCGGTGGCGACACCCGGCGTGACCGAGGCTCCGGATGAGTCAATGGCCCATGGCGAGCTGCGCGCGAAGATCGAGGCCGCCCTCGGCAAAATATCCGCGGAACACCGGGAAGTCGTTATTTTGAAAGACGTCCAGGGACTTTCGTATAAAGAGATTGCGGACGCGATGGACTGCACTCTCGGGACGGTGATGAGCCGCCTTTTCTACGCCCGTCAAAAACTCCAAGCCCTCCTCAAAGATGAATACAACTCCCGATGA